One region of Roseimicrobium gellanilyticum genomic DNA includes:
- a CDS encoding RNA polymerase sigma factor yields the protein MSSSPPPSPHFLTTRWSLVVAARDAGAPGSDAALEHLCRSYWYPLYVYVRRQGHSPEDAQDLTQEFFARLLQKQWMHAAEPSRGRFRSFLLVALKRFLFNEWDRSHTLKRGGRVQHVPLDADDAEERFLKEPAVSATPERQFERRWALTLLDRAMASLKEEYARDSRLTEFDTLKDYLSAPRGSIPYPDIAAILCVPQGTARAAVHHMRRRFGELFRMEVADTVSDPGDVQEEVRYLAGLVGEA from the coding sequence ATGTCCTCCTCCCCCCCGCCTTCGCCGCACTTTCTCACCACGCGCTGGTCCCTCGTCGTCGCTGCCCGGGATGCAGGAGCCCCCGGCTCAGACGCGGCGCTGGAGCATCTGTGCCGCAGCTACTGGTACCCCCTCTATGTCTATGTGCGGCGGCAGGGACACAGCCCGGAGGATGCGCAGGATCTCACGCAGGAGTTCTTCGCACGGTTGCTGCAGAAGCAGTGGATGCATGCCGCGGAACCCTCGCGTGGACGTTTCCGAAGCTTCCTGCTGGTCGCCCTGAAGCGTTTCCTCTTCAATGAATGGGACCGTTCTCACACCCTGAAACGCGGCGGCCGCGTCCAGCATGTGCCGCTGGACGCAGACGATGCCGAGGAGCGCTTTCTCAAGGAACCCGCTGTCTCCGCCACTCCCGAGCGCCAGTTCGAGCGGCGCTGGGCCCTCACCCTGCTGGATCGCGCCATGGCGAGTCTCAAGGAGGAATACGCAAGGGACTCCCGCCTGACAGAGTTCGACACGCTGAAGGATTACCTCTCCGCACCCCGCGGCAGCATTCCCTATCCCGATATTGCTGCCATACTATGCGTACCTCAGGGCACCGCACGCGCCGCCGTTCACCACATGCGTCGCCGGTTCGGCGAACTCTTCCGCATGGAAGTGGCTGACACGGTGTCTGATCCCGGAGACGTGCAGGAGGAGGTACGGTATCTCGCGGGACTGGTGGGCGAAGCGTAG
- a CDS encoding serine/threonine-protein kinase, which translates to MSTSDSGPTGPESSSPKPGRNCPHCGAVLPPDAPEGQCPACLLQNLTLEPTLSPTQPAAPPKPPSPPLTPSELAPHFPQLEILECLGRGGMGVVYKARQKSLNRLVALKLLAPEREKDAAFAERFTREAQALALLSHSHIVTVYDFGITSSSQEGVGDGFYYLLMEYVDGVNLRQLLEQRKLTPEEALAIVPPLCDALEYAHERGIVHRDIKPENLLLDRRGQVKIADFGIAKMLGNGAPAHATGSAPVEPAPLPLGVTQPETALGTPAYMAPEQASAPERVDSRADIYSLGVVFYEMLTGELPAKQIEATSSRLKNLHIDVRVDEIVLRALEKKPEMRWQTAAELRTRVEQVSSATSAPPPPLPTNVSDAAPKVRPFHPWMQRFVARSFETRRVLFWWMLVAGTLLTALFMMPVSKHRVDPTPWLQMDPNNRADSKDDWQVKSEFGVPDGWWIQTMRQSTVPVTNADGKVVGRTISQASQVEREVDFFTLSYAMGVVGGSLWILFWCFFSAEQRAGDALPPAQRAFAMAMVDRTSETRILWGHHLLLFLAFVGTSVTLSGHMTAFMMLLLGDGPNPALNAFFTTFILSFVVMKGMGSEIARKSPAAPGGAPAVSAAALHARSCGPVAAAAGFVAAFVVPFLFYWLREVMSGHVRDRVLISVFLVTWGVSTVAAHWVLSRRKLSEASTRRWLRVISVCGWLVSLPMVGFAVFIYLAVAGESSFNWEPSPTEAFITPAICLGAFLLPLASWHLWRVSGPRPGVDRGARRSPRHVALGIFMLLAAVVAPLAYAASHAIEKAQDQAAFHRQKSMLQQRAILDEANLDALQQSARDLEAQLAQTSDAIAKARLQSDLERVQSAVITVQNSRQAATAELRDQLPPRLPQFMGFGLTYIVLGSSACVAGALLMFRRRGMDGGPSFILPILLVVTVGYVVFAVSQLFRTASSHSARGAVVEVPFEYNHRVRGNVLVVTLTATVRTQAVAVKTSMRGPRLSGEAHELARKSYEGEVAMPGPVPARPPHVLYRGSSTMEVAFAFPDAETARAAGSDLRPLWQMSPVPGRAASGILFQVRTKEREVYQGEMQFRLLADLEQPEAVEEAPSEPVPPKPVTQAPGALHAEELEKLRFNLAKWREERENLTHTFLPKHPKIRELENRIQATETVIDALSEKAKELHAAPASEPPVMDTSDAALRALDWKTFDQTPHQYWRQLADVRRYREAAELIERYLALHPELETEAQQVNGANLHFHAGQCYAFAPLYTQKALEHLRRSFHRPPSSSHDSQMWNCYVNATISFLVPGEDRLGMLMSYEQMARSLAFNDPNLIAVERLLGGFGKTYGKAYESGDGEDHRKLSVEYFNRAWELMDRTQWSREEAAEMRSYAHGSLAHWRQRDDCKTRNLSVGYWQLSRVYALLGEWYSAQICARLCLAASVQEPPFYLGYAYEALARAALKEGNIQRFRQHLGSAKAQAALVTDEGERKLLEKDLGQLDATASAEWGQASAPGAHSSGLAVPPGDSVAKLVTTTRTIKLTFATPHSREEIERWLKSILSGPQETFEISSDKYAYTITAAPDGMRRAIACLRALDSTEPLMRPSEGSGTHDPSYLCDSATNTGRAFIHACALRDVESMASLMDPAALGRLKDPKIGNRLTFLRPYLRLGPEELSKMRAQSPGEVPEDLSTAWNALEKEVRGDWPGKSEALEQLARQFLQHTLASFSLSSTSSDDLAVVNIAYEPPAYGIAAVCIMPEVRDREPQRGRYQVSHCIPQGNPP; encoded by the coding sequence ATGAGCACTTCCGACAGCGGCCCGACTGGGCCTGAATCGTCATCACCCAAACCTGGGCGCAACTGTCCGCATTGCGGAGCGGTGCTGCCACCGGATGCGCCGGAGGGGCAGTGCCCCGCCTGCCTGCTACAGAACCTCACGCTGGAACCGACGCTCTCACCCACCCAGCCGGCTGCCCCGCCCAAGCCGCCATCACCACCGTTGACGCCTTCGGAGCTGGCGCCTCATTTTCCTCAACTCGAAATCCTGGAGTGCCTCGGCCGCGGTGGTATGGGGGTGGTGTACAAGGCGCGGCAGAAGTCATTGAATCGCCTCGTGGCACTCAAGCTCCTGGCACCGGAACGGGAAAAAGATGCTGCCTTTGCGGAGCGGTTCACGCGTGAAGCACAAGCCCTGGCCTTGCTGAGTCACTCCCACATCGTCACGGTGTATGACTTTGGCATCACCAGCTCATCGCAGGAAGGAGTGGGTGATGGCTTCTATTATCTCCTGATGGAGTATGTGGATGGCGTGAACCTGCGCCAGCTCTTGGAGCAGCGGAAGCTCACTCCAGAAGAGGCGCTGGCCATTGTCCCGCCGCTATGTGATGCCCTGGAGTATGCCCATGAGCGTGGGATTGTGCATCGAGACATCAAGCCAGAGAACCTGCTGCTGGACAGGCGTGGGCAGGTGAAGATTGCCGACTTCGGCATCGCGAAGATGTTGGGAAATGGGGCACCTGCTCATGCCACGGGCAGTGCACCGGTGGAGCCCGCGCCGCTTCCCCTTGGCGTCACCCAGCCTGAAACGGCTTTGGGCACCCCGGCCTACATGGCTCCGGAACAGGCGAGTGCACCTGAGCGTGTGGACAGCCGGGCGGATATCTATTCGCTGGGCGTCGTTTTTTATGAGATGCTCACAGGCGAACTGCCAGCGAAGCAGATCGAAGCCACAAGTTCCCGACTGAAGAATCTGCACATTGATGTGCGGGTAGATGAGATCGTGCTGCGCGCGCTGGAAAAGAAGCCGGAGATGCGCTGGCAGACCGCGGCGGAACTTCGCACGCGTGTGGAGCAGGTGAGTTCCGCCACCTCGGCTCCGCCTCCGCCTCTGCCCACGAATGTTTCCGATGCCGCACCGAAGGTCCGGCCGTTTCATCCCTGGATGCAGCGCTTTGTGGCGCGGAGTTTCGAGACCAGGCGGGTGCTCTTCTGGTGGATGCTCGTGGCGGGCACGTTGCTTACGGCTCTTTTCATGATGCCGGTGTCCAAGCATCGCGTTGATCCCACGCCATGGCTCCAGATGGACCCGAACAACCGCGCCGACAGCAAGGACGACTGGCAGGTGAAAAGCGAGTTTGGCGTGCCCGATGGATGGTGGATCCAGACGATGCGCCAGTCCACCGTGCCTGTGACGAATGCGGATGGCAAGGTGGTGGGGCGCACCATCTCCCAAGCGTCACAGGTGGAGCGTGAGGTGGACTTCTTCACCCTGTCCTATGCCATGGGAGTGGTGGGTGGATCTCTCTGGATTCTTTTCTGGTGTTTCTTCTCCGCAGAGCAACGGGCTGGCGATGCCTTGCCCCCTGCGCAGCGGGCGTTCGCGATGGCGATGGTGGATCGGACCTCGGAAACTCGAATCTTGTGGGGGCACCACCTACTCCTATTCCTCGCGTTCGTGGGGACATCGGTAACGCTGTCAGGGCACATGACAGCCTTCATGATGCTCCTGCTGGGTGACGGACCCAATCCCGCTCTCAACGCCTTCTTCACGACTTTCATTTTATCATTCGTCGTTATGAAGGGGATGGGGAGCGAAATTGCTCGCAAGAGTCCTGCTGCCCCGGGGGGTGCTCCGGCAGTGAGTGCAGCAGCTTTGCATGCACGGTCCTGTGGCCCTGTGGCAGCGGCTGCGGGCTTCGTCGCCGCGTTTGTCGTTCCCTTCCTCTTCTACTGGCTGCGTGAAGTGATGAGTGGACATGTGAGGGACCGGGTTCTCATCTCCGTGTTTCTGGTGACATGGGGTGTATCCACGGTTGCCGCGCATTGGGTGCTGTCGCGACGCAAGCTATCCGAAGCGTCCACGCGCCGCTGGCTGCGTGTGATTTCCGTTTGTGGCTGGCTGGTATCCTTGCCCATGGTGGGGTTTGCGGTTTTCATCTATCTCGCGGTGGCGGGTGAGTCGTCCTTCAACTGGGAGCCTTCGCCAACGGAGGCGTTCATCACACCGGCGATTTGCCTGGGTGCGTTCTTACTTCCCCTTGCCTCGTGGCACTTGTGGAGGGTGAGTGGACCGCGCCCGGGAGTGGACAGGGGAGCAAGACGCAGTCCGCGGCACGTGGCCTTGGGAATATTCATGCTGCTCGCTGCTGTCGTGGCCCCGTTGGCGTATGCGGCATCCCATGCCATCGAGAAGGCGCAGGACCAGGCCGCTTTTCACCGGCAAAAGTCGATGCTGCAACAGCGTGCCATTCTTGACGAGGCGAATCTGGACGCCTTGCAGCAATCGGCTCGTGACCTGGAGGCTCAACTGGCACAGACATCCGATGCTATTGCGAAGGCGAGACTGCAAAGTGATCTGGAACGCGTGCAAAGCGCGGTGATCACGGTCCAGAACTCCAGGCAGGCCGCGACTGCTGAACTTCGAGATCAACTCCCGCCGCGCCTTCCCCAATTTATGGGCTTTGGGCTGACGTATATCGTCCTGGGTTCCTCAGCGTGCGTCGCCGGGGCGCTGCTGATGTTCCGCCGTCGCGGTATGGATGGGGGCCCAAGTTTCATCCTTCCAATCCTGCTCGTGGTTACCGTGGGTTATGTGGTGTTTGCAGTGAGCCAGCTTTTCCGGACGGCGTCTTCACACTCAGCGCGGGGTGCGGTAGTGGAGGTTCCCTTTGAGTACAATCACAGGGTGCGTGGAAATGTGCTGGTGGTCACGCTCACGGCCACGGTTCGCACTCAAGCGGTGGCGGTAAAGACCAGTATGCGGGGACCCCGCCTTAGTGGAGAAGCTCATGAGCTTGCCCGGAAGTCATACGAAGGTGAGGTGGCGATGCCGGGGCCCGTTCCGGCACGTCCACCGCATGTGCTTTACCGGGGCTCTAGCACCATGGAGGTCGCCTTCGCTTTTCCTGACGCCGAGACCGCACGCGCAGCCGGAAGCGACCTGCGTCCCCTGTGGCAGATGTCCCCCGTGCCTGGCCGCGCGGCATCCGGCATCCTATTCCAGGTTCGAACGAAAGAAAGGGAGGTATATCAGGGTGAGATGCAATTCAGGTTACTCGCGGATCTGGAGCAGCCTGAAGCGGTGGAGGAGGCTCCGTCTGAACCTGTGCCTCCCAAACCCGTGACCCAGGCACCCGGCGCCCTCCATGCCGAGGAATTGGAAAAGCTACGTTTCAACCTCGCCAAGTGGAGGGAGGAGCGGGAAAACCTGACTCACACCTTCCTGCCTAAACATCCCAAGATAAGAGAGCTGGAGAATCGCATCCAGGCCACGGAAACCGTCATCGATGCACTCTCGGAGAAAGCGAAGGAGCTTCACGCTGCTCCAGCCTCGGAGCCGCCTGTTATGGATACCTCTGATGCAGCCCTCCGCGCGCTTGACTGGAAGACATTCGACCAAACGCCCCACCAGTACTGGCGGCAACTTGCAGATGTGCGACGATATCGCGAGGCGGCAGAGCTCATCGAGCGGTACCTGGCGCTGCATCCCGAACTGGAAACGGAGGCGCAGCAGGTGAATGGCGCCAACCTGCATTTTCACGCAGGTCAATGCTATGCCTTTGCTCCTCTGTACACGCAAAAAGCACTGGAGCATCTGCGGAGGTCTTTTCATCGCCCACCCTCATCAAGCCACGACAGTCAGATGTGGAACTGCTACGTGAATGCAACGATCTCCTTTCTGGTCCCCGGCGAGGATCGTCTTGGCATGCTCATGTCGTACGAGCAAATGGCCAGAAGCTTGGCCTTCAATGATCCCAATCTCATCGCGGTTGAGCGCCTTCTGGGGGGCTTCGGCAAAACCTATGGGAAGGCCTACGAGTCGGGCGATGGTGAAGACCACAGGAAACTATCCGTGGAATACTTCAATCGTGCCTGGGAGTTGATGGACAGAACTCAATGGTCTCGTGAAGAAGCTGCGGAAATGCGCTCGTATGCCCATGGCTCGCTCGCGCACTGGCGCCAGAGGGACGACTGCAAGACGAGGAACCTCTCTGTAGGGTACTGGCAACTCTCGCGTGTCTATGCTCTGCTGGGAGAGTGGTACAGTGCACAAATCTGTGCCCGACTATGTCTCGCGGCCAGCGTACAGGAGCCACCGTTCTATCTTGGTTATGCTTACGAGGCTCTGGCTCGGGCCGCCTTGAAAGAAGGGAACATCCAGCGCTTCCGTCAGCACCTCGGTAGTGCCAAGGCACAAGCCGCGCTCGTCACGGATGAGGGTGAGCGGAAGTTGCTGGAGAAGGATCTCGGGCAGCTCGATGCTACAGCGTCGGCGGAATGGGGCCAGGCATCTGCTCCAGGCGCGCACTCTTCGGGATTGGCGGTGCCCCCTGGTGATTCTGTCGCGAAACTCGTGACGACCACGCGCACCATCAAGCTCACCTTTGCCACGCCACATTCTCGAGAGGAAATTGAGCGCTGGCTGAAGAGCATCCTCTCTGGTCCGCAGGAGACCTTCGAGATTTCTTCTGACAAGTATGCCTACACGATCACCGCTGCACCCGATGGGATGCGGCGTGCCATAGCGTGCCTGAGGGCACTGGACTCGACGGAACCACTCATGCGTCCAAGCGAAGGGAGCGGCACGCATGATCCCAGCTACCTTTGTGATTCGGCCACTAATACCGGTCGTGCGTTCATCCATGCATGTGCCTTGCGCGATGTTGAAAGCATGGCTTCCCTCATGGATCCGGCCGCGCTTGGCCGTCTCAAAGATCCCAAGATTGGCAATCGGCTCACCTTCCTTAGACCTTATCTGCGTCTCGGGCCGGAGGAGCTTTCAAAGATGCGTGCGCAGAGTCCGGGTGAAGTACCCGAGGATCTGAGCACTGCGTGGAATGCCCTTGAGAAGGAGGTGCGTGGAGACTGGCCGGGCAAATCTGAAGCGCTGGAGCAACTTGCCCGGCAGTTCTTGCAGCATACGCTGGCCTCGTTCAGCCTTTCTTCAACCTCCAGCGATGATCTGGCGGTGGTGAACATCGCTTATGAGCCTCCCGCGTATGGCATAGCGGCTGTTTGCATCATGCCTGAGGTTCGTGATCGCGAGCCTCAACGTGGTCGGTATCAGGTCTCCCATTGCATTCCTCAGGGCAACCCACCTTGA
- a CDS encoding ATP-binding protein, with protein sequence MLELESSPTISSSQDVLAGGGEMGARMREIDWSTSPLGPVEQWPQSLKTCVRILLTCRQPMFVWWGEQLINLYNDAYKSIVGGKHPEALGQPASVVWREIWDAVQPRAESAMLKNEGTYDEALLLIMERYGYQEETYYTFSYSPVPNDQGGAGGIICTNTDDTQRIIGERQLTLLRELATSTLDARTVQSACTQSVGALKSNRRDLPFAMIYLADGSNTSVTLAGTSGIAAGHEAAPATVPLESPSRWPFSEVLTQHQPRLVDLSTDFGTLPTGDWDAPPRQAAVLPISIAGDSGFNGVLVVGLSPYRQYDSEYEGFISLVAGQISASFASALGYEEEKRRAEALAEIDRAKTAFFSNVSHEFRTPLTLMLGPLEDALRQPEASMDAPVREELQVVHRNGLRLLKLVNALLDFSRIEAGRMKAQYEPLDLATLTAELASAFRSAVEKAGMTLSVDCPSLSAPAYVDREMWEKIVLNLLSNAYKHTFEGSIQVSLRENSGMACLSVKDSGIGIAPEVMPRLFERFFRVAGSRSRTHEGSGIGLSLVQELVKQHGGSITAASEPGEGSTFEVKIPLGHAHLPADRIGLGRSSPMSLHADAFVKEAMRWADTGVAEHPLDDVPLSASPPKTEEAGDMPRVVVADDNADMRDYLRQLLSPSYRVTTVGNGMDALNAVQSEPTDLVLTDIMMPELDGFGLLRELRADPLTRDIPIIMLSARAGEEARIEGIDAGADDYLVKPFSARELLARVAANLRLVRLRRENAARVESILESTSDAFIAVDHTWRITYANSRYRKMVEPFVDASQDLVGQNLWEHVPGLAESEAGDRYRHAMRSQEPDSFEVYYDPLHIIMEVRAFPSPGMLSIYLRDITQRRATEEALHDTRDRLEATLSAAEIGTWTWDIEKNEVTADRKLAQLFPMMESGHPTTVDDYMQQVHPDDRMRVQQDITSALSGGRPGFECDLRLVMPDSSIRWVTARGRVQRDEEGHAVRFPGVLVDITARKRAEEALRSNELRLRAIFSQASTLIGIVGPDGVLLDSNDAALTAAKVRLNEEKGRPYWETSWWNQDAQVQARIRTAIEGAVRGKPSHFETMYFAGEGSKRWADVHVTPVTDAGKLAFILVEGRDITELNEARTALVQARDGAERASQAKDDFLASLSHELRTPLNPVLLLATEAARNSAFPKEAREDFDTIAKNVMLEARLIDDLLDLTLITRGKMPLDMGLRDAHEILRDAVSTVNMEMDQKSIALTLRLAAQEHQVWGDAVRLQQVFWNILKNAVKFTPSGGNITLSTRNSGPDNDLIIDLTDSGIGMTGEELARVFDYFTQGEHAGGGGSHRFGGLGLGLAISRMLVEMHAGSIRANSAGRNSGTTITIRLATSKMSASGRVTLPPEFREAVPVILVEDDELPSNLRILLVEDHEPTRVALAQLLKRRKHVVTTAGTVAEALAAAEKNTFDLVMSDIGLPDGTGNDLMRELRSRYKLRGIALTGYGMSEDIARTQAAGFMAHLTKPISVQSLDQALLAAHDRLM encoded by the coding sequence ATGTTAGAGCTTGAATCATCTCCCACCATTTCCTCCTCGCAGGACGTCCTTGCGGGCGGGGGTGAAATGGGAGCGCGCATGCGCGAAATCGACTGGAGCACCTCACCACTGGGTCCGGTGGAGCAGTGGCCGCAGAGCCTGAAGACCTGTGTGCGCATCCTGCTCACCTGCCGCCAGCCCATGTTTGTATGGTGGGGAGAGCAACTCATCAATCTCTACAACGACGCATACAAGAGCATCGTGGGAGGCAAGCATCCGGAGGCACTCGGCCAGCCCGCCTCCGTCGTCTGGCGCGAAATCTGGGACGCCGTGCAGCCCCGCGCCGAGTCCGCGATGCTGAAAAATGAAGGTACCTACGATGAGGCGCTGCTCCTCATCATGGAGCGCTACGGCTATCAGGAAGAGACCTACTATACCTTCTCCTACAGTCCGGTTCCCAATGACCAGGGCGGAGCCGGTGGCATCATCTGCACGAATACGGATGACACTCAGCGCATCATCGGAGAGCGGCAGCTTACTTTGTTACGCGAGCTGGCCACGTCCACGTTGGATGCGCGCACCGTGCAAAGTGCCTGCACCCAGAGCGTAGGCGCGCTGAAATCTAATCGCCGGGACCTGCCCTTTGCCATGATCTATCTGGCGGATGGCAGCAATACCTCTGTCACCCTGGCAGGCACCTCCGGCATTGCAGCCGGGCATGAGGCCGCTCCAGCGACAGTGCCTCTGGAGTCGCCATCCCGGTGGCCATTCTCCGAAGTACTCACCCAGCATCAGCCTCGTCTCGTGGACCTCTCCACCGACTTCGGAACGTTGCCAACCGGTGATTGGGACGCACCCCCCAGGCAGGCTGCGGTGCTGCCGATTTCCATCGCGGGTGATTCAGGGTTCAACGGCGTGCTTGTCGTCGGTCTCAGTCCCTACCGCCAGTACGACTCGGAGTATGAAGGATTCATCTCTCTGGTCGCCGGGCAGATCTCCGCCAGCTTCGCGAGCGCCCTTGGCTATGAGGAGGAAAAACGCCGTGCGGAAGCTTTGGCGGAAATCGACCGCGCAAAGACCGCCTTCTTCAGCAATGTAAGCCACGAGTTCCGCACGCCGCTCACCCTCATGCTCGGTCCGCTGGAGGATGCCCTGCGGCAGCCGGAGGCCAGCATGGACGCACCGGTGCGGGAGGAACTGCAGGTGGTGCATCGCAATGGTCTGCGCCTGCTGAAACTGGTGAATGCCCTGCTGGACTTCTCACGCATCGAGGCCGGCCGCATGAAGGCCCAGTACGAGCCGCTGGATCTGGCCACGCTCACCGCGGAACTCGCCAGCGCCTTCCGCTCTGCTGTGGAGAAGGCGGGCATGACGCTGAGCGTGGACTGCCCTTCCCTCTCAGCGCCAGCGTATGTGGACCGTGAGATGTGGGAGAAGATTGTGCTCAATCTGCTTTCAAACGCGTACAAGCACACCTTCGAAGGCAGCATCCAGGTTTCTTTGCGGGAGAATTCCGGCATGGCCTGCCTTTCCGTGAAGGATAGCGGCATCGGCATCGCACCGGAGGTGATGCCCCGTCTCTTTGAGCGGTTCTTTCGCGTGGCGGGCTCACGCTCCCGTACGCACGAGGGCAGCGGCATCGGCCTCTCACTGGTGCAGGAGTTGGTGAAACAGCACGGGGGCAGCATCACGGCAGCGAGCGAGCCCGGTGAGGGCAGCACCTTTGAAGTAAAGATTCCCCTCGGGCATGCGCATCTGCCCGCAGACCGCATTGGCCTGGGACGCAGCTCTCCCATGTCGCTGCATGCGGACGCCTTTGTAAAAGAGGCCATGCGCTGGGCAGACACCGGCGTTGCAGAGCATCCTCTGGATGATGTGCCGCTGTCTGCATCACCCCCAAAAACGGAAGAAGCTGGAGACATGCCCCGCGTGGTGGTCGCGGATGACAATGCGGACATGCGCGACTACCTGCGACAGCTCCTCTCGCCCTCCTATCGTGTGACTACGGTGGGAAACGGCATGGACGCGCTCAATGCCGTCCAGAGCGAACCCACGGATCTGGTGCTCACCGACATCATGATGCCCGAGCTCGATGGCTTCGGACTGTTGCGCGAGTTACGTGCCGATCCCCTGACCAGGGACATCCCCATCATCATGCTTTCCGCGCGGGCCGGTGAAGAGGCTCGCATCGAGGGTATCGATGCCGGTGCGGACGACTACCTGGTGAAACCCTTCAGTGCGCGGGAGCTGCTGGCCCGCGTGGCGGCCAACCTGCGCCTCGTCCGGCTGCGTCGGGAAAATGCCGCCCGGGTGGAGAGCATTCTCGAAAGCACGAGTGATGCCTTCATCGCAGTGGACCACACCTGGCGCATCACCTATGCAAACAGCCGCTATCGCAAGATGGTGGAGCCATTCGTAGATGCCTCCCAGGATCTCGTGGGGCAGAATCTGTGGGAGCACGTTCCCGGGCTGGCCGAGTCTGAGGCAGGCGATCGCTATCGCCATGCGATGCGCTCTCAGGAGCCTGACTCCTTTGAGGTGTATTATGATCCCCTGCATATCATCATGGAGGTGCGCGCCTTTCCCTCGCCAGGGATGCTCTCCATCTATCTGCGTGACATCACCCAGCGTCGCGCCACGGAGGAGGCCCTGCACGACACACGCGACCGCCTGGAAGCGACTCTGAGCGCCGCTGAAATCGGCACCTGGACCTGGGACATTGAAAAGAACGAGGTTACCGCAGATCGGAAGCTGGCCCAGCTCTTCCCCATGATGGAGTCCGGCCACCCCACCACCGTGGATGACTACATGCAGCAGGTGCACCCAGATGACCGCATGCGTGTGCAGCAGGACATAACCTCGGCGCTCTCGGGAGGGCGTCCCGGCTTCGAATGCGACCTGCGGCTTGTCATGCCTGACAGCAGCATCCGCTGGGTGACTGCTCGTGGCCGGGTGCAGCGGGATGAGGAGGGGCACGCCGTGCGTTTCCCCGGTGTGCTCGTGGACATCACCGCGCGCAAGCGCGCCGAGGAGGCTCTGCGCAGCAATGAGCTCCGCCTGCGCGCGATTTTCAGCCAGGCGTCCACACTCATCGGCATCGTCGGTCCCGATGGCGTGCTGCTGGACAGCAATGATGCCGCCCTGACCGCAGCCAAGGTCCGGCTGAACGAAGAGAAAGGCAGGCCCTATTGGGAGACCTCCTGGTGGAATCAAGACGCCCAGGTGCAGGCGCGCATCCGCACCGCCATTGAGGGTGCCGTGCGTGGAAAGCCCTCCCATTTTGAAACCATGTACTTCGCCGGTGAAGGCAGCAAGCGCTGGGCTGATGTGCACGTAACCCCCGTCACAGATGCCGGAAAGCTCGCGTTCATTCTGGTGGAAGGACGTGACATCACAGAACTCAATGAAGCCAGGACCGCGCTGGTGCAGGCTCGCGATGGCGCGGAGCGTGCCAGCCAGGCGAAGGATGATTTCCTCGCCTCCCTCTCGCACGAGCTGCGCACGCCCCTGAATCCGGTGCTATTGCTGGCCACAGAAGCCGCGCGGAACTCCGCCTTCCCCAAGGAAGCGCGGGAGGACTTCGATACCATTGCGAAGAATGTGATGCTGGAGGCACGGCTCATCGACGACCTGCTCGACCTCACCCTCATCACCCGTGGAAAGATGCCGCTCGACATGGGGTTGCGTGACGCCCATGAAATCCTGCGCGACGCCGTCTCCACCGTGAACATGGAGATGGATCAAAAATCCATCGCGCTCACCCTGCGTCTCGCCGCTCAAGAGCATCAGGTGTGGGGAGATGCCGTCCGCCTCCAGCAAGTATTCTGGAACATCCTCAAGAACGCGGTGAAGTTCACGCCCTCAGGAGGCAACATCACGCTTTCCACGCGAAACAGTGGTCCGGACAATGACCTCATCATCGACCTCACGGACAGCGGGATTGGAATGACCGGGGAAGAACTCGCGCGGGTGTTTGACTACTTCACACAAGGCGAGCACGCAGGTGGCGGCGGTTCCCATCGCTTCGGCGGACTCGGACTCGGACTCGCCATCTCCCGCATGCTGGTGGAGATGCATGCAGGCTCCATCCGGGCCAACAGCGCCGGACGCAACAGTGGCACCACCATCACCATCCGGCTCGCTACCTCCAAGATGTCGGCCTCCGGCCGAGTCACACTGCCACCGGAATTCCGCGAAGCGGTGCCAGTGATCCTCGTGGAGGACGACGAGTTGCCCTCCAACCTGCGTATTCTACTGGTGGAAGATCACGAGCCCACGCGTGTGGCGCTCGCCCAGCTGCTGAAGCGCAGGAAGCATGTGGTGACTACGGCAGGCACCGTTGCCGAAGCCCTCGCTGCAGCGGAGAAAAACACCTTTGACCTGGTAATGTCCGACATTGGTCTTCCTGACGGCACCGGAAATGATCTCATGCGGGAACTCCGCAGCCGCTACAAGCTGCGCGGCATCGCTCTCACGGGCTACGGCATGAGCGAGGACATCGCTCGCACACAAGCCGCCGGCTTCATGGCGCACCTCACGAAACCCATCAGTGTGCAGTCACTGGATCAAGCCCTGCTGGCAGCGCATGATCGGCTGATGTGA